A DNA window from Agrobacterium tumefaciens contains the following coding sequences:
- a CDS encoding Abi family protein, protein MSKAHGKPVGPVRLLWSSYLRNMAESQVPFPYLPAQLQAIRASISEPRFATYLAKGGNHEEYAMALYLYNARVAKAFLYPLNVAEVTLRNAVDGILVARFGANWHQDATFRDQTLTGNGLATLDKAIQRAGAGAARDQIVATLTFDFWSNLFRPEYGGLWRTTVNIAFPHLQHGESRQEIQNLVKPINVFRNRVAHHEPVLDLNVTDIHAKIVRLIELRCAETATWMKHHSTLSTVVRTRPRRDGTNANTLAAKLDPGFVPVRPETGLSELAELLDEKHQAIICLDDDGRPIAALTVVDAIRFITECAKRLGGMIDLNDHTVSDLVKVANLADRWTQMDDATPLALAVKELQKPRIQILVGIEAASGKATGAILRAHRRY, encoded by the coding sequence GTGTCGAAGGCGCATGGCAAGCCAGTGGGGCCTGTTCGACTGCTTTGGAGTAGTTATCTACGTAATATGGCAGAAAGTCAAGTTCCTTTTCCCTACCTGCCGGCGCAACTGCAGGCCATCCGTGCCTCGATTTCCGAGCCGCGCTTCGCAACTTACCTTGCAAAGGGCGGCAATCACGAAGAATATGCGATGGCGCTGTATCTCTACAACGCCCGGGTTGCCAAAGCGTTCCTCTATCCGCTTAATGTGGCAGAAGTGACACTGCGAAATGCCGTCGACGGGATCCTTGTCGCAAGGTTCGGAGCGAACTGGCATCAGGACGCCACATTCCGCGATCAAACTCTGACAGGGAATGGCTTGGCGACGCTCGACAAGGCGATACAAAGGGCGGGCGCGGGCGCAGCACGTGACCAGATCGTCGCGACGCTCACCTTCGATTTTTGGTCGAACCTCTTTCGGCCGGAATATGGTGGCCTCTGGCGCACCACCGTCAATATCGCTTTCCCCCATCTACAGCACGGCGAAAGCCGCCAGGAAATCCAGAACCTGGTAAAGCCGATCAATGTCTTCCGGAATCGCGTGGCCCATCACGAACCGGTTCTTGATCTAAACGTGACTGACATTCATGCCAAGATCGTGCGGCTGATCGAATTACGATGCGCCGAAACGGCAACCTGGATGAAGCATCACTCCACTCTCAGCACCGTCGTCAGAACGCGCCCTCGCCGGGACGGCACCAATGCCAACACGCTGGCCGCGAAGCTCGATCCGGGGTTCGTGCCAGTCAGGCCGGAAACGGGTTTGAGTGAGCTGGCCGAGCTGCTCGACGAAAAGCATCAGGCAATCATCTGCCTCGACGATGACGGGCGTCCGATCGCGGCGCTCACAGTAGTAGACGCCATCCGCTTCATCACAGAGTGCGCAAAGAGGTTGGGTGGGATGATCGATCTTAATGATCATACGGTTTCGGACCTGGTCAAGGTGGCCAACCTCGCGGACCGATGGACGCAAATGGATGACGCCACCCCGCTCGCCTTGGCGGTGAAGGAACTCCAGAAGCCGCGTATCCAGATTCTCGTCGGGATTGAGGCCGCATCAGGCAAGGCCACAGGCGCGATTTTGCGCGCACACCGCCGCTATTGA
- a CDS encoding ImmA/IrrE family metallo-endopeptidase, with product MDQVIQNGIHVSRGGFVTNDPYELEADHFAAGLLMPEQPFRKEIDRREPGLAAIEVVADLCITSRTAAAIRDAEVGDAATAVIISTGGVIDYCFMSEAMKSLPKLDWLRKGIELPMGTVTATLAADPRRVASRERVKDEIDVREWLGGPTRETVKEESLGLGAYGKVLTILTSTKIGQELEPDEEDEQQELIESWTPRFKR from the coding sequence GTGGATCAGGTTATTCAGAACGGCATTCACGTTTCTCGCGGCGGATTCGTCACGAATGATCCCTACGAGCTTGAAGCCGATCACTTCGCGGCCGGGCTGTTGATGCCGGAACAGCCGTTCCGCAAGGAGATTGACCGCCGGGAGCCCGGCCTGGCAGCTATCGAAGTCGTCGCGGATCTCTGTATAACCTCAAGGACGGCTGCAGCGATCCGGGACGCGGAAGTAGGCGATGCTGCTACTGCCGTGATCATAAGCACCGGCGGTGTCATTGATTATTGCTTCATGTCCGAGGCCATGAAATCTCTCCCAAAACTTGACTGGCTTCGCAAGGGTATCGAGTTGCCCATGGGTACGGTAACTGCCACGCTTGCTGCTGATCCGAGGCGCGTCGCCTCTAGAGAGCGGGTCAAGGATGAGATCGATGTCCGAGAGTGGCTCGGAGGCCCCACACGCGAGACGGTCAAGGAAGAGTCCCTTGGCCTTGGCGCCTACGGGAAAGTGCTCACAATTTTGACGTCTACCAAGATTGGGCAGGAATTGGAGCCTGACGAAGAGGACGAACAGCAAGAATTAATTGAAAGCTGGACCCCACGCTTCAAGCGTTGA
- a CDS encoding tyrosine-type recombinase/integrase: protein MKRAQITGLRSHHAHIFRHTFATMAIRSGVSLTELAQVLRHKEPNTTRIYAKLDTEGLRSLARPWLGASL from the coding sequence TTGAAGCGCGCGCAGATCACGGGGCTCCGCTCTCATCACGCTCATATATTCAGACACACGTTTGCGACGATGGCGATCCGCTCAGGCGTCAGCCTCACGGAACTGGCTCAGGTCCTTCGCCACAAGGAGCCAAATACAACGAGGATCTATGCGAAGCTCGACACCGAGGGGCTTCGATCGCTTGCCCGGCCATGGTTGGGAGCAAGCCTATGA
- a CDS encoding tyrosine-type recombinase/integrase, which produces MSTMLASLEQYLTLRRSLGFKLSSQESRLRKFVAYAQSRGQDHITAKLAVEWAEHQYGPRTWSSRLSTVRSFSRHVALTDPKTEVPPSGIFVPQRRPRPFIYSDEQVADLLSAMPRLHPGSFRGVTYHYFFGLLASTGMRFSEAARLLREDADMDTGTLTIRETKFGKSRHIPLHRSTWDALRRYSDERDRLPTRAPAGSSSQGIVGGV; this is translated from the coding sequence ATGAGCACCATGCTGGCATCCCTTGAGCAATACCTGACGCTGCGTCGGTCCCTTGGCTTCAAACTGAGCAGTCAGGAGAGTCGACTACGCAAATTCGTCGCCTATGCCCAATCACGGGGCCAAGACCACATTACCGCGAAGCTCGCCGTTGAATGGGCGGAACACCAGTACGGGCCGCGGACTTGGTCATCGCGGCTGTCGACGGTCAGGTCATTCTCCCGCCATGTCGCACTGACTGATCCAAAGACAGAGGTTCCACCCTCTGGCATTTTCGTACCGCAGCGACGACCCCGACCCTTCATCTATTCCGACGAGCAGGTCGCTGATCTTCTGAGCGCCATGCCTCGCCTGCATCCGGGCAGCTTCCGAGGTGTGACCTATCATTATTTCTTCGGATTGCTCGCATCGACAGGAATGCGGTTTTCTGAGGCCGCCCGCCTCCTACGGGAGGATGCCGACATGGACACCGGAACATTGACGATCCGTGAGACCAAGTTCGGTAAGAGCCGACACATACCTTTGCATCGCAGCACCTGGGACGCACTCCGACGGTATTCTGATGAGCGAGATCGTCTGCCGACCCGCGCGCCAGCAGGTTCTTCTTCACAGGGGATCGTGGGCGGGGTCTGA
- a CDS encoding tyrosine-type recombinase/integrase, whose protein sequence is MTSSLPRLIERFFTQRLMRQRNVSTHTVASYRDTFKLFLRFAHRKTGKQPSSLMLEDFDAELVIAFLDDLTAERRSGTATYNLRLTAIRAFFRFLAFEEPTFSHQIQRVLAIPGKIGTRREVQFLVRDEIKALLAAPDRRLWIGRRDYCLLLTAIQTGMRLSELVGPDRGAVTLDTGAHIRCFGKGRKERVTPLTKILSSVPKQWLDEPRLGQSDILFPTVHGSRMSPDAVQYLLAKHVKQAAQQCPSLRAKRISPHVLRHSAAMELLDAGVDSTVISLWLGHESTRSTQAYLHAHLAIKEAALAKVASLSKQPFCRFKANDKLLSFLDNL, encoded by the coding sequence ATGACCAGTTCGCTTCCACGTCTTATCGAGCGCTTCTTTACACAGCGGCTAATGCGCCAACGCAATGTCAGCACGCATACCGTCGCCTCCTACCGCGACACCTTCAAGCTCTTTTTGAGGTTCGCCCACCGCAAGACGGGCAAGCAGCCATCATCCCTGATGCTTGAAGATTTCGATGCAGAGCTCGTCATAGCATTCCTGGATGACCTCACCGCAGAAAGACGATCGGGCACCGCCACCTACAATCTCAGGCTTACCGCTATTCGAGCCTTCTTTCGGTTCCTTGCATTCGAGGAGCCTACCTTTAGCCATCAGATCCAACGCGTGCTCGCCATCCCCGGCAAGATCGGCACGAGGCGCGAGGTACAGTTCCTTGTCCGGGATGAGATCAAGGCGCTCCTGGCAGCACCGGACAGGCGATTATGGATCGGTCGCCGCGACTACTGCCTCCTCCTGACGGCAATACAGACGGGCATGCGGCTCTCCGAACTGGTCGGCCCCGATCGCGGCGCTGTCACCCTGGACACTGGCGCGCATATTAGATGTTTCGGAAAAGGACGGAAGGAGCGCGTCACTCCGCTCACCAAAATTCTGAGTTCCGTGCCTAAACAATGGCTGGACGAGCCAAGATTGGGCCAGTCCGACATCCTCTTCCCGACCGTGCATGGATCTCGGATGAGTCCGGACGCGGTTCAATATCTGCTGGCGAAGCATGTGAAGCAGGCGGCACAGCAATGCCCGTCATTGCGAGCCAAGCGCATTTCACCGCACGTTCTTCGTCACAGTGCGGCGATGGAATTGCTGGATGCGGGGGTGGACAGCACTGTCATCTCACTTTGGCTTGGCCACGAATCCACACGCTCCACCCAAGCCTACCTTCATGCGCATCTGGCGATCAAGGAGGCCGCACTTGCAAAGGTTGCCTCGCTGAGCAAGCAGCCTTTCTGTCGCTTCAAAGCTAACGATAAACTCTTGTCGTTTCTTGACAACCTTTAG
- a CDS encoding NUDIX hydrolase, with protein sequence MSETPWLAKAKRLQAIASTGHSFCKDEFDRERYEEIAAIANAMLADLADVPVERIRDLVSDFAKGYATPKIDVRAALIENGKILLVRERSDGLWTLPGGFADVGLSASENVVKEVREEAGIAVSVCQLYSVRHKAKSSYEPDARDFYKMFFLCRRTGELTLTSGLETSEVSFFERGRLPPLSRSRSIERDVELAFEFKDGRQTIAVID encoded by the coding sequence ATGTCTGAAACACCCTGGTTGGCAAAGGCGAAGCGTCTCCAAGCGATAGCTTCGACCGGGCATTCGTTCTGCAAAGATGAGTTTGATCGTGAACGCTACGAGGAAATCGCAGCAATAGCGAACGCCATGTTGGCTGATCTCGCCGATGTTCCGGTGGAACGCATTCGCGACTTGGTCTCTGACTTTGCCAAAGGGTATGCCACGCCTAAAATCGACGTTCGCGCAGCTCTGATCGAAAATGGCAAAATACTGCTTGTGCGCGAGAGATCCGACGGTCTGTGGACGCTTCCGGGAGGCTTTGCAGACGTAGGGCTTTCGGCCTCCGAGAATGTAGTAAAGGAGGTACGGGAAGAAGCTGGTATCGCCGTTTCGGTGTGTCAGCTCTACAGCGTTCGCCACAAGGCCAAGAGCAGTTATGAGCCAGATGCGCGGGACTTTTACAAGATGTTCTTCCTTTGCCGCCGAACGGGTGAACTGACGCTGACAAGCGGGCTGGAAACCAGCGAAGTTTCTTTCTTCGAACGCGGCCGACTTCCACCATTATCGCGAAGCCGCTCCATTGAGCGCGACGTCGAGCTGGCCTTCGAATTCAAAGACGGTCGCCAAACGATAGCCGTTATTGATTGA
- a CDS encoding DUF3991 and toprim domain-containing protein has protein sequence MEKKELEDLRDRVQCAAVLEKAGFAIDLKESTRRAVKFRGGGAIIIVIHEGRGWFDPLSDAKGDVFGLVEHLDRVPFVEALDHVASLVDFVPKEPVWAHAAREIEMPAGVSERWRKRRKPWPGSMTWRYLRDDRCVPEATIRAAIRHDLVREGPRGSMWAAHRDSEGAVSGWEERGPEWRGFSTGGAKVLFRFGAIHAPRLCVTEAAIDAMSLAALESNRRDTLYVSTGGGWAPATDAAIRLLAARKGMLVVAATDNNAQGDIYADRLEAIARDADCRFERHRPHHEDWNEDLCAQLRANSRRGAMS, from the coding sequence ATGGAAAAGAAGGAACTGGAAGACCTCAGGGATCGGGTGCAATGCGCTGCCGTGCTGGAGAAGGCTGGGTTTGCCATCGACCTGAAGGAGAGCACCCGCAGGGCGGTCAAATTCCGCGGCGGCGGGGCCATAATCATCGTGATTCACGAGGGCAGGGGCTGGTTCGATCCGCTGTCCGATGCCAAGGGTGACGTTTTCGGTCTTGTCGAGCATCTCGACCGAGTGCCCTTTGTCGAAGCCCTCGACCATGTCGCATCGCTGGTCGACTTCGTCCCGAAGGAGCCGGTCTGGGCCCACGCTGCGCGCGAGATCGAAATGCCGGCCGGAGTTTCAGAACGATGGAGGAAGCGCCGCAAGCCGTGGCCGGGTTCGATGACCTGGCGCTATCTGCGCGACGACCGTTGCGTTCCGGAAGCGACCATCCGCGCAGCGATCCGGCATGATCTCGTGCGCGAAGGTCCGCGCGGCAGTATGTGGGCCGCTCACCGTGACAGCGAGGGCGCCGTCTCCGGCTGGGAGGAACGCGGGCCGGAATGGCGCGGCTTTTCCACCGGTGGAGCGAAAGTGTTGTTCAGGTTCGGCGCGATCCATGCGCCGCGCCTTTGCGTGACGGAGGCTGCCATCGACGCCATGAGCCTTGCCGCGCTGGAGAGTAATCGGCGCGATACCCTCTATGTCAGTACCGGCGGCGGCTGGGCCCCTGCCACCGATGCGGCGATCCGTTTATTGGCGGCGCGGAAGGGTATGTTGGTAGTCGCCGCCACGGATAATAACGCGCAGGGCGATATTTACGCTGATCGGTTGGAAGCAATTGCCCGGGACGCCGACTGCAGATTTGAGCGCCACCGTCCCCACCACGAGGACTGGAACGAGGACCTTTGCGCTCAGCTGCGCGCGAATTCGAGGAGAGGCGCGATGTCGTGA
- a CDS encoding mobile mystery protein B, producing MTDLFQEPEDATPLEPQEREGLLQSWITHRQDLNEAEQENIVEGAAWARGRRRMPVDRMLTEDFMRTLHRRMFGEVWQWAGSFRTTERNIGIQAYRIPVELTVLLDDVRYWVEHETFAPDEIAIRFHHRLVAIHPFPNGNGRHARLAADLLVEKLGAEPFGWGSGSLGDVGDLRTRYIAALQAADNHDIAPLLEFARS from the coding sequence ATGACCGACCTCTTCCAGGAACCCGAGGACGCAACACCGCTCGAGCCGCAGGAGCGCGAGGGCCTGCTTCAAAGCTGGATCACCCACAGGCAGGATCTCAACGAGGCGGAACAGGAGAACATCGTCGAGGGCGCCGCCTGGGCGCGTGGACGACGGCGCATGCCGGTCGACAGGATGCTGACCGAAGACTTCATGCGTACATTGCATCGACGCATGTTCGGCGAGGTCTGGCAATGGGCAGGCAGCTTCCGAACGACAGAGCGCAATATCGGCATCCAGGCCTACCGAATTCCGGTCGAACTCACGGTGCTGCTCGATGACGTTCGGTATTGGGTCGAGCATGAGACATTCGCGCCGGACGAGATCGCAATACGTTTCCACCATCGCCTGGTCGCCATCCATCCGTTTCCGAACGGCAACGGACGTCACGCGCGGCTGGCCGCCGATCTGCTCGTGGAAAAACTGGGCGCTGAGCCCTTCGGCTGGGGTAGCGGAAGCCTGGGCGACGTGGGAGATCTGCGCACACGGTACATCGCGGCACTGCAGGCCGCGGATAATCACGACATCGCGCCTCTCCTCGAATTCGCGCGCAGCTGA
- a CDS encoding mobile mystery protein A — protein sequence MKDDARKRARRRLDERLRGLQPAEGFRAPPKGWVRALRDALGMTGAQLGSRMGIRPQTVEAIEKSEASGTIQLSTLRRAAEALDCTLVYALVPNTSLEAAVNERARKIAMRELQRVAHTMRLEAQGTDNGDLEARVQAYIRDQLSERDLWSER from the coding sequence ATGAAGGACGACGCAAGAAAGCGAGCGCGCAGAAGGCTTGACGAGCGTCTTCGCGGGCTACAGCCGGCAGAGGGCTTCAGGGCACCGCCAAAAGGATGGGTCCGGGCGTTGCGCGACGCGCTCGGCATGACAGGAGCGCAGCTCGGCTCGAGGATGGGAATCCGGCCCCAGACCGTGGAAGCGATCGAGAAGTCGGAGGCATCCGGAACGATCCAGCTCAGTACGTTGCGGCGTGCGGCAGAGGCACTCGACTGCACGCTGGTCTACGCATTGGTCCCGAATACGTCGCTCGAGGCCGCCGTCAATGAGCGCGCGCGCAAGATCGCAATGCGCGAACTGCAACGGGTCGCACACACAATGCGCCTCGAAGCGCAGGGAACAGACAATGGCGATCTTGAAGCCCGCGTCCAGGCCTACATTCGCGACCAGCTTTCCGAGCGCGACCTCTGGTCAGAAAGATGA
- a CDS encoding DUF1419 domain-containing protein produces the protein MTVSSIRKVFEGIADRRQMFRMFDRHPQRPNRWENDDSALYCGEWFEIAQAQHDYMFEILPPLFMRGDMFAMREFLTGNITSIFFTLKIDDRMRYFHAYCDLSDKGSPERMRGVIVERETRPVRAMTREERLDHIWSSTHDDYRGYAGERWPERDHGKRTVLFYGGPQGTVQKLLDDLTDAEIASKLPVHLRYLPDAIAA, from the coding sequence ATGACCGTCTCTTCGATACGAAAAGTCTTTGAAGGCATCGCCGACCGCCGGCAGATGTTCCGCATGTTCGACCGCCACCCGCAACGCCCGAACCGCTGGGAGAATGACGATAGCGCGCTGTATTGCGGGGAATGGTTCGAAATCGCACAGGCACAGCACGATTACATGTTCGAGATCCTGCCGCCGCTGTTCATGCGAGGCGACATGTTCGCCATGCGCGAGTTCCTCACCGGCAACATCACGAGTATTTTCTTCACCCTGAAGATCGATGACCGCATGCGGTATTTCCATGCCTATTGCGACTTGTCCGACAAGGGCTCGCCCGAGCGAATGCGCGGCGTAATCGTAGAGCGGGAAACCCGGCCCGTTCGGGCGATGACGCGCGAGGAACGCCTGGACCACATCTGGTCGAGCACCCACGATGACTATCGCGGCTATGCCGGCGAGCGCTGGCCGGAACGCGACCACGGCAAGCGGACCGTGCTGTTTTACGGCGGACCCCAAGGCACCGTCCAGAAGCTGCTCGACGACCTCACGGATGCGGAGATCGCATCGAAGCTACCGGTGCATCTGCGGTACCTCCCTGACGCGATAGCGGCTTGA
- a CDS encoding DUF3085 domain-containing protein: protein MFTFSVTDIRVVMMRGRLDAYLNGGFRNPHYGLYPGRDEKPGVWLVGDEGVYILSNGKLAAGQRPFVVYAEECDPKTNPDYWHYKRQHFGGDDGVEFLDGAMLVKLIAASPGCTHLKIAFLQDSMQLFVIERN from the coding sequence ATGTTCACCTTTTCCGTGACGGACATCCGCGTCGTCATGATGCGCGGACGGCTCGACGCCTACCTCAACGGCGGTTTCCGCAATCCCCACTACGGTCTGTACCCCGGCCGGGATGAAAAGCCCGGTGTCTGGCTGGTCGGCGACGAGGGCGTCTACATCCTCTCCAACGGCAAGCTCGCCGCAGGGCAGCGGCCGTTCGTCGTCTATGCCGAAGAGTGCGATCCGAAGACCAATCCCGACTACTGGCACTACAAGCGCCAGCATTTCGGCGGCGATGACGGCGTCGAGTTTCTCGATGGCGCCATGCTCGTAAAACTGATCGCGGCAAGCCCCGGCTGCACGCATCTGAAGATCGCGTTCCTGCAGGACTCGATGCAGCTCTTCGTGATCGAGCGAAACTAG